CGAATTTGCAGAGCGACCGACAGTGTGAGTTCCTGGACCTCGTCGAGGCGCACCAGGGCATCGTCCGCAAGGTGAGCGCGATGTACGCCGAGCAGCCGGCGGAACGCGAGGATCTGCAGCAGGAGATCCTGATGCAGCTCTGGCGATCGTTCCCGTCCTTTCGCGGTGGCTCGCGCTTTTCGACCTGGATGTACCGCGTGGCGCTCAATACGGCGTTGATGGAGCGTCGTTCTCGCCGGTCGCGGCTTGTCGCGACGCCACTGTCGGACACGAGCCCGGTGGCCGCGAGAACGCCCGGATCCGACCCCGACGTCGGACGGCTCCAGCGCTACATCCGCCGGCTCCGCGAGTTGGACCGCGCAGTGATCCTGCTTTACCTCGAGCAGCACACCCACCAGGAGATCGCCGAGATGACCGGGCTCGGCCGCAAGAACGTCGGCGTCCGCATCGTGCGGATCAAGCGACAACTCAGAGAGTGGCTGACGAGCTCGCCGGCTGCTGTTCAGACGCCAGGGAGAGCGTCATGACGATGACCGAGAACAACAACGGAAACGGCAACGGAGACGACCTGATCGAGCGTCTCTGGGCCGAACGACAGGAGGATGAACCGATGAGCCGCGAACAGATCGCGAGCGCGCTACGACCGCGTGTCGGGCGCGTGACCTCGACTCTCAAATGCCATCTCTGGATGTATCTGGCCATGTTGCTGGCGACACTCGTGCTACAGGGTGTGAACCTGGCGGGCTACAGCTCGAACGTGCCGATGCTGACCGTGCATGCGCTGGTGACTGCGCTGGCCGTCGGCTTCACCGCCTTCGGGATCCATCTGATCGGCCAGGTCGGAAAGCTCGACCAGATGGACGCGAGCCTCGCCGAAGCCGTGAGGCAGCGGCTGACGTTCCTGCGCGGGAAGTACGAAGGCTGGCTATGGACCTGCGCCGCCACGCTGCTGCTGCTGGGCTGGGCGGTCGCCACGCTCATCGACAATGCCGGCGGGGTGTATCGCATCAACAAGCCCTGGGTCTTCGCGGGCACGTTTC
The window above is part of the bacterium genome. Proteins encoded here:
- a CDS encoding sigma-70 family RNA polymerase sigma factor, which translates into the protein NLQSDRQCEFLDLVEAHQGIVRKVSAMYAEQPAEREDLQQEILMQLWRSFPSFRGGSRFSTWMYRVALNTALMERRSRRSRLVATPLSDTSPVAARTPGSDPDVGRLQRYIRRLRELDRAVILLYLEQHTHQEIAEMTGLGRKNVGVRIVRIKRQLREWLTSSPAAVQTPGRAS